The Cryomorphaceae bacterium 1068 genome window below encodes:
- a CDS encoding M42 family metallopeptidase: MAQKSILNKKSIAFLEKYINNASPTGFETQGQKMWLDYLKPYIDDYQTDIYGSVAAVINPGQDYKVAIEAHADEISWFVHYITDKGFIYLRRNGGSDHMIAPSKRVVIHTDKGPVRAVFGWPAIHTRNVASGKDEAPSMKNIFLDCGCSSKDEVEKLGVHVGCVVTFEDEFMTLNEKYYVGRAFDNRAGGFMIAEVARLLHENKKKLPFTLYIVNSVQEEIGLRGAEMISRTLEPNMAIITDVCHDTQTPMIDKIEQGDFHAGKGPVLTYGPAVQNNLLKKIIATAEAKKIPFQRAAVSRSTGTDTDAFAYSGKGVASALISLPLRYMHTTVETIHKDDVENVIKLIYETLLTVKKGESFSYFD; this comes from the coding sequence ATGGCCCAAAAATCCATTCTCAATAAGAAATCTATTGCCTTTTTAGAAAAGTACATCAACAATGCCTCTCCTACAGGTTTTGAAACCCAAGGACAGAAGATGTGGCTCGATTACTTAAAACCCTACATAGACGATTACCAAACGGATATCTACGGTTCGGTAGCTGCGGTGATCAATCCGGGACAAGACTACAAGGTGGCTATTGAAGCCCATGCAGATGAGATTAGCTGGTTTGTACACTACATCACCGATAAGGGATTTATCTACTTGCGTCGAAATGGTGGTTCAGACCATATGATTGCTCCAAGTAAGAGAGTAGTCATACATACGGACAAAGGTCCTGTAAGAGCGGTCTTCGGTTGGCCTGCTATTCACACAAGAAATGTGGCAAGCGGCAAGGACGAAGCACCGAGCATGAAAAACATCTTCTTGGATTGCGGATGTTCATCAAAAGATGAAGTCGAAAAGCTAGGAGTTCATGTGGGCTGCGTGGTAACTTTCGAAGATGAGTTTATGACTCTCAACGAGAAGTATTACGTAGGTCGCGCCTTTGACAACCGTGCGGGTGGTTTTATGATTGCCGAAGTGGCAAGGCTACTTCATGAAAACAAAAAGAAGCTACCCTTTACCCTGTACATTGTGAATTCCGTTCAAGAGGAAATAGGTCTCCGTGGAGCCGAGATGATAAGCAGAACGCTTGAGCCAAATATGGCTATCATCACCGACGTTTGCCATGACACTCAAACCCCGATGATAGATAAAATCGAGCAGGGTGATTTCCATGCGGGGAAAGGACCCGTATTGACATACGGACCTGCGGTGCAAAACAATCTTTTGAAAAAGATTATTGCCACCGCTGAGGCAAAGAAGATTCCGTTTCAGCGGGCAGCAGTGAGCCGCAGCACGGGAACAGACACCGACGCTTTTGCATATTCAGGAAAAGGAGTTGCCAGCGCCTTGATATCCTTGCCACTGCGATACATGCACACTACAGTAGAAACCATACACAAAGATGACGTGGAGAATGTGATCAAACTGATTTACGAAACACTGCTCACAGTAAAGAAAGGAGAAAGCTTTAGCTATTTCGACTAA
- a CDS encoding DUF4924 family protein, producing the protein MYSIAKHKQKENISEYLLFLWQMEDLLRGIDFDLSRLDAEILPSIVDEAERLKTRSWLAEMARDMERSSLQVSGHHLETYEVLNELAMLQQTLLTITKSAPFIKAYEEAQPVLEEFRKKGEKVPKSDIETALTALYGVLTLRIAKKEVSEETSKAMAPISAYLRELTRAYHLMKSGKPF; encoded by the coding sequence ATGTATAGCATTGCAAAGCATAAACAAAAGGAGAACATCTCAGAGTATCTCCTTTTTTTGTGGCAAATGGAAGACCTTTTGCGAGGCATTGATTTTGATTTATCCAGACTGGATGCTGAAATCCTGCCATCTATTGTAGATGAAGCCGAGCGATTGAAAACGAGAAGTTGGTTGGCAGAAATGGCCAGAGATATGGAGAGAAGCTCTCTTCAAGTGAGTGGTCATCACCTCGAGACTTATGAAGTTTTGAATGAATTGGCGATGCTTCAACAAACACTGCTCACCATAACCAAAAGTGCACCCTTTATAAAAGCATATGAAGAGGCTCAACCTGTCTTAGAAGAGTTTAGAAAGAAAGGTGAGAAAGTTCCAAAGAGCGACATAGAAACAGCCCTTACTGCGCTTTATGGAGTCCTCACTTTGCGGATTGCAAAAAAAGAGGTCTCCGAAGAGACCTCTAAAGCAATGGCGCCTATATCGGCGTATTTGAGGGAGCTTACAAGAGCTTACCACTTAATGAAATCCGGCAAACCCTTTTAG
- a CDS encoding tetratricopeptide repeat protein has product MKRTLLFTFLIFSICSFAQDDSLLVKVAADTLGKDMQEGGISVEALGLYNLALQKAEVQETDSAIIYFTEAIQLEPEFAKAYYNRSSAFLVLNNLSGALLDIDQYLALTDTASNGYFTRAAILDELGRQEDALSAYQTAAQKEDQADLAYLAIGNIQLRNEAYQEAVDNYTAYLRYHPSDGMVLHDRGSAYQLLLDFKSAERDYRQAALVSPDLATAFANLGTVLRKLERYDEAIDAYTDALKIEPEDAMILNNRGYAYFLGEDYEKAVEDFKNTTALSPEYAYAHNNLASAYIRLEKYQEAVDAAGQAISLDPEYGFAYLNRGIAREMVRDIRGACSDWEMAATLHVKNAADYQASVCKYVEP; this is encoded by the coding sequence TTGAAAAGAACCTTACTCTTCACCTTTCTTATTTTCAGTATCTGCAGTTTTGCTCAGGATGATTCTCTTCTGGTAAAAGTAGCTGCTGATACGTTGGGAAAAGACATGCAAGAAGGTGGCATCTCCGTTGAAGCCCTTGGTCTTTACAACCTCGCTCTCCAAAAAGCCGAAGTACAAGAGACAGATTCTGCCATTATCTATTTTACAGAAGCCATCCAGCTCGAGCCCGAATTTGCCAAAGCATACTACAATCGTAGCTCTGCATTTTTGGTATTAAATAATTTGAGTGGTGCGCTACTTGACATAGATCAGTACTTGGCTCTAACGGATACTGCCTCTAATGGATACTTCACACGAGCAGCTATTCTGGATGAACTGGGACGACAGGAAGATGCCTTGAGCGCATATCAAACTGCTGCGCAAAAAGAAGATCAAGCCGACTTGGCATACTTAGCCATCGGAAATATTCAATTGAGAAATGAGGCTTATCAAGAGGCTGTCGACAACTATACCGCATATTTGCGGTATCACCCTTCTGACGGCATGGTGCTGCACGATCGGGGTTCGGCATATCAGCTTCTCCTTGACTTTAAATCAGCAGAGCGAGACTATCGACAAGCGGCATTAGTGAGCCCCGATTTGGCAACGGCTTTCGCCAATTTGGGAACCGTTTTGAGAAAATTAGAGCGCTACGATGAGGCAATTGATGCCTATACCGATGCACTCAAAATTGAACCGGAAGATGCAATGATTCTAAACAACAGGGGATATGCTTATTTCCTTGGGGAAGATTATGAGAAGGCTGTGGAAGATTTCAAAAACACAACGGCTCTATCACCGGAGTATGCTTATGCACACAATAATTTGGCTTCAGCCTACATCAGGCTGGAAAAGTACCAAGAAGCTGTTGACGCTGCCGGTCAGGCCATATCGCTCGATCCTGAGTATGGATTTGCCTATTTAAATCGCGGGATAGCAAGAGAGATGGTTCGCGACATTCGCGGTGCCTGTAGCGACTGGGAAATGGCAGCAACCCTTCACGTAAAAAATGCCGCTGATTACCAAGCTTCAGTTTGTAAATACGTTGAGCCATGA
- a CDS encoding OmpH family outer membrane protein, which translates to MKNILFTSALAAVLLMVSCNDSQVKDLPNESAQSAVDSAKIEVEVSGLKVAFIYGDTVNTKYRFLMDAQDELEKEQRVIEERINRKLQKAEQRAMELQKQAPTMTQMQVQEAQLELQNLDIEIQQFQERLATDFRKREVELQVEYTGRVNKMLEEYNSDGTYDMILNFQPGGNLLWIKDSYDITDEVLQKLNDQYDADLTQQSEENTTE; encoded by the coding sequence ATGAAAAACATCTTATTTACATCAGCCTTGGCTGCTGTCCTTTTAATGGTCTCTTGCAACGATTCTCAAGTAAAAGATTTGCCAAATGAATCTGCTCAAAGCGCTGTTGACAGTGCGAAAATTGAGGTTGAAGTATCGGGTTTGAAAGTAGCTTTTATTTATGGAGACACAGTCAATACCAAGTACAGGTTTTTGATGGATGCGCAAGATGAGCTGGAAAAAGAGCAACGAGTGATTGAAGAACGAATCAACCGAAAGTTGCAAAAAGCTGAGCAACGCGCTATGGAATTGCAAAAGCAGGCGCCTACCATGACCCAGATGCAAGTTCAGGAAGCCCAGCTGGAATTGCAGAATTTAGATATCGAAATACAGCAGTTTCAAGAACGCCTCGCTACTGATTTTAGAAAAAGAGAAGTAGAGTTGCAGGTAGAGTATACAGGAAGAGTCAACAAGATGCTGGAAGAGTACAATTCCGATGGAACTTACGATATGATCTTAAATTTCCAACCGGGAGGAAATCTACTTTGGATTAAAGATTCATACGACATAACCGATGAGGTATTACAGAAGCTAAACGATCAGTATGATGCTGATCTTACCCAACAATCAGAAGAGAATACGACAGAGTAA